In Camarhynchus parvulus unplaced genomic scaffold, STF_HiC, whole genome shotgun sequence, a single window of DNA contains:
- the LOC115916746 gene encoding protein NDRG2-like: MELHEAAPPPAEVKHLLETPFGVVHAWTSGCPRPGRPALLTFPDVGHTHLTCFSELFGHPEMLEISRSFHLVHLEPPGMEEGAPPYPPGYQYPSLEQLAEALPGVLQGLGIRSIVGVGVGAGAFVLAKFGLLHPEAVEGLVLLNLDPKAKGWMDWAASKLSGLTMSTNEMILNHLFTQDELAAAPPPVRRVREHLAAAPNPALFWSMYTSRADLGLERSGAGNLRCPALLVVGDQAPHEDAVVECNAKLDPTQTSFLKVTFDP; encoded by the exons ATGGAGCTGCACGaggccgcccctccccccgccgaGGTCAAG cacctcctggagACGCCGTTCGGGGTCGTGCACGCCTGGACCTCGGGgtgcccccggcccggccgccccgccCTGCTGACGTTCCCGGATGTGGGCCACACCC aCCTGACGTGTTTCTCGGAGCTCTTCGGGCACCCGGAGATGTTGGAGATTTCCAGAAGCTTCCACCTGGTGCACCTGGAGCCGCCCGGCATGGAGGAGGGGGCGCCGCCCTACCCCCCCGG GTACCAGTACCCCTCCCTGGAGCAATTGGCCGAGGCGCTCCCGGGCgtcctgcagggcctggg GATCCGGAGCATCGTCGGGGTGGGGGTGGGGGCCGGGGCCTTCGTGCTGGCCAAGTTCGGG CTGCTGCACCCCGAGGCCGtggaggggctggtgctgctcaaCCTCGACCCCAAAGCCAAGGGATGGATGGACTGGGCCGCCAGCAAG CTTTCGGGTCTGACGATGTCGACAAACGAGATGATCCTGAACCACCTCTTCACCCag GACGAGCTggccgccgcccctccccccgtCCGCCGGGTCCGGGAGCACCTGGCGGCCGCGCCCAACCCCGCCCTGTTCTGGAGCATGTACACCAG CCGCGCTGACTTGGGCCTGGAACGGAGCGGGGCTGGGAACCTGCG CTGCCCCGCCCTGCTGGTGGTCGGTGACCAGGCCCCCCACGAGGACGCCGTG GTGGAGTGCAACGCCAAGCTGGATCCGACGCAGACGTCGTTCCTGAAGGTGACCTttgacccctga